In Chryseobacterium sp., the genomic window ATTTGCTGCACAACATTTTTACCTGGCAAGAAATACAAAAAAACCTTCCAGATTTCTGGAAGGTTTTGATATAATGTGGATAAGTTTTATAATCCGAATATTCTTGCAAACAGATCCGGGAAAACCCCAAGGATGATAATCAAAGCAATGATAATTACTGCAATGATATTGTAAGTAAGGGTTACTTTTTCTGAAGATTTGAATGTTGATTCTTTAAAGAAGAACATGGCGATGATCAATCGTAAATAGTAAGCGATAGATAGGGCAGAACCTAATACTGCTACCAATACTAAGAAAGCGGCGCCGTTCATAGCCTGGGAGAATAAAGCAAATTTCCCCATGAAACCGGCTGTTAACGGAACTCCAGCCATTGAAAGCATAGAGATCGCTGCTGCTGTTGCTAATAAAGGTTCTGTTTTTGCCAATCCTTTGAATGCTCCGAAAGACGTTTCTCTCTTTAATTTCTCTACCCAGATCAGACACATGAAAACGCCTACTGTAGATAAAGAATAAGCAAATAAATAAAAGGCAAGGTTATACGTAGAAAGGCTGGTCATTCCGAAGAATACCAATCCGATATATCCTGCATGAGACACTGAAGAGTAAGCCAGCATTCTTTTTGCATTTGTCTGAGCAAGACCCATAACGTTTGCCAAAAGTAAAGTAATGATTAAGAATACCCCTAAAACGTTGATCCATTCTTGGGTAACTCCAGTGAAACCTAGAGTCATCAATCTGAATAGTGCAAAGAATCCTGAGATTTTTACCACACTCGCCATGAAAGCTGTGATTAATGAGGGAGAACCTGCATATACATCAGGGCTCCACATGTGGAAAGGTGCTAAAGCTACTTTGAATGCTAATGCACAAAGAATCAGTAATACTCCTAAGATGAACATTACATTCCCTGAATTAGCTACTCCAAAATCATGAATCTTGTACAGATCAAAACTTCCGGCACTTCCATAGATGAACGCAATCCCGAACAGTAAGAAACCTGTCGCAAATGCACCCATAAGGAAATATTTGATAGAAGCTTCGTTTGATCTCAGATCAGTTTTGTTAGCTCCAGCCATTACATATAATGGAATGGAAAGGATTTC contains:
- a CDS encoding NADH-quinone oxidoreductase subunit N; translation: MSVLIIVFLTAVIALFSGVFEQGKFARYIGILGLIIALYVSFMPECSFFDHYKHMYEYSGNTALFTKISIVTTLLLFFLGGFAFSNHRSHQSELYALMLFALCGGIILFGYQNLVTMFLGIEILSIPLYVMAGANKTDLRSNEASIKYFLMGAFATGFLLFGIAFIYGSAGSFDLYKIHDFGVANSGNVMFILGVLLILCALAFKVALAPFHMWSPDVYAGSPSLITAFMASVVKISGFFALFRLMTLGFTGVTQEWINVLGVFLIITLLLANVMGLAQTNAKRMLAYSSVSHAGYIGLVFFGMTSLSTYNLAFYLFAYSLSTVGVFMCLIWVEKLKRETSFGAFKGLAKTEPLLATAAAISMLSMAGVPLTAGFMGKFALFSQAMNGAAFLVLVAVLGSALSIAYYLRLIIAMFFFKESTFKSSEKVTLTYNIIAVIIIALIIILGVFPDLFARIFGL